The nucleotide window CTCGAACACGTCGATCGCGTGCGGGGTGCGGAACTCCTCGCACAGCAGGTACCCGGCGATCATCCCGACCGACAAGTTCCGCCCGTGCTTCGGGTCGTACAGCCAGTCGTAGAAGCTCAGGATCTCGGTCAGCGTGTCGCGGTACCGGACGAGGCAGCCGCGCAACTGCTCGACCGCGAGGGCCGGGATCGTGGGCACGGTCGCGTCGTCGTCCGGGAGCCGCGCGTCCTCGAACAGTACCGGGAGCGCCCGCCCGGCCCGGTCGACCAGCGCCGGCCCGTGAACGTAGACCGTGGAGCAGAAGTCGCCGTTGGCGAACCCGGTCTCGGCGTTCGTCTCCACGAAGTGCGCGTCTTCGAGCGGTTGCGCGTAGGCGTCGCCCGACGTGAACGTCTCGGACGCGCCGCGCTCGATCGTCGCCTCGCCGAGGTAGGTTTTGCGGAGCGCCCCGCCGGCGTCGCGCCGGTAGCCCGCGTACACGGGCGCGGTGCGGCGGGTGTTCGCCCGGAGCGGGTCCGCGGGCGCGAGGTCCACGGCCGCGAGCAGGTCGCCGGACGGCCGGAACCCCGTGACGCGCCAGACGTGGTTGGTCAGCTCGCCGGTCACGACCGCCGACGCCATCTCGAACCGGTGCAGGTGGAGCCGCTCGAGCGACGCGAAGTTGGCCCCGCGCCAGTACACGTGGAGCCGCAGCTTGAAGCCCGCCGCGCGGTCGTCGGCGAGCACGAGCTTGTCGAACCCGATCGGGTGCGGGTACGAACGGGCCGCGATCGCCTTCAGCGCCTCTTCGTCCGCGAGTACGGAATCGACGACCGCGCGGACGACCCGTTTGTCGGCGAAGGTCCAGGTGAGGGCGCGCAGCGCCTCAACGTCGCCGGCGCGGTGGGCGCGGAAGTACGCCCGGAGCAGGTGCGACGCGCGACCAAGCGTGGGGTCTGCGAGGAACTCGTCCAGCAGGACGACGAGCCCGGGGAACCGCTCGGCCCGCCGGACGAAATAGTCGCGGGTGGCGGCGCGGGCGGACAGTTGCGGGTCGAACGGCATCGGGCGCCTCGCAGCGGGTGCTCGGTGTAATATGCGTCGCCCGGCGGGCGCACACAACCGCCGCCGGGCCGATTTCGCGCTCGCGCGGGGCGGGCGGCCAATTACAATTTCGGCACGCGGGTTCCCGTTCGGGGTGAGCGTTCGCAACCGGGGTGCGCATGGAATCGCTGTTGGTTTTCACCAGCCCGCCGAGCGCGTGCAGCTACCTGCCGGACCGGCGCGCGGCCCTCACCTACGAGATCGTCGCCCGGATGACGGCCGCGGAGTACCAGGAGCGGTTGAAGGCCGGGTGGCGGCGGTTCGGGTTCTCGCTGTTCCGCCCGACGTGCCCGTCCTGCACCGCGTGCCAGTCGCTGCGGGTACCGGTGGCCGCGTTCAAGCCCGACCGGTCGCAGCGCCGCTGCCTCGCGGCCAACGCGGGGGACGTGCGGCTCGAGATCGGCGCGCCCGAGGTGACGGACGACAAGCTCGACCTGTACGACCGGTTCCACGCGTTCCAGAGCGACCACGTGGGCTGGAACGACCACGGCCCGAAGAGCGCCGCGGACTACGCCGAGTCGTTCGTGGACAACCCGTTCGTGACGCAGGAGTGGTGCTACTACTTGGGCGAGAAGCTGGTGGGGGTGGGGTACGTCGACCGGTTCCCCGAGGGGCTGTCGCTGATCTACTTCTTCCACGACCCGGACGAGCGGGCGCGCTCGCTGGGCACGTTCAACGTGCTCTCGGCCCTGCGCGTGGCGGGCGAGCAGCACCTGCCGCACGTGTACCTGGGTTACTACGTGAAGGGGTGCCGGTCGCTGGAGTACAAGGGCCGGTTCCGGCCCCACGAGGTGCTCGGAGGGGACGGCGCGTGGCGGTCGGCCGTAGACGTTTGACTCCCGGGTTACACCGGCGGCGTCGGCGAGTGCGACCCGAACCGCTTCGCAAACGGGCCGATGAACCGCTCCTCGGCCGACGAGTCGAGCACCGCGAAAACGACCTTCGCGAAGCAGCCCGCGAACCGCCCCCGCAGCGCCTTCGCGAACAGCTCGGCAATGGCATCGGGCTCGTTCTTGAACACCCCGCAGCCCCACGCGCCGAGCACAATCGCATCGTGCCCGTGCCCCGCCATCAGTGTCAGCACTTTATCGATCCGCTCACGCATCTCGTCCCGCACCAGGCGCCGCTCGGAATCGCGGATCGCGCCGACGTTGACCGCCGGACTCGTTACGAACGCGCACAAGTAGGGGGCGTCGAGGAGTTCGCCCTCGTCGTCTTTGAACACCGGCACGGCGGGCGAGTAGATGGCGTAGTTCGTGTAGAACCCGCCCCCGGTGTGGGCGTGGTCGCGGTACATCGGGTTGCCGTTGATGCACGCGTACAGCGCCGACGCACGGCACAACGATTCCTCTTGCGCGCGGGCGCCGCCAAGGAAGCCGCCGCCGGGGTGACGGGCACTCGCGAAGTTGAGCGCGACCGGCCGGAAGCCCTCTCTGACGAGTTGGTGCGAGGCCGCGAGCGTGGTGTCGTTGACCGTCTCGAAGACGCCGGCCGCGCCCGAAGGATCGAACCGCGGGAGCGGTTCGTCGGGCGAGTAGGTGCGCGTGCCGTCGCGTGCGGCCTCAACAAGGTGGGCGATGGGAACCGTCTCGCCGCGTCGGTTCTGGTACCGCCCCGCGGCGACGATGTCGAGCGTGTCGCGTGCGATCGTGGCGGCCCGACTGCGTTTGGGATACATGCGTTGCTCCGTGTCGTGCGCTTCGGACACGGAACCGGCCGCGGAGGTTCGTTGGCTACTTCACAGGTAACGTGCGCACGAACGCCACGCACTGCTGAACCCAGTCGCGAAGTTCGTCGTCGGTGGCGCACCCGGCCGGTTCGACCTTCACCCACCCCCTCATGGGCTTACCGGTGATGTCGAACGGGCGCACGTTGGGGTCGCGAAGGGCCGCGACATCGTCGCCACCGAGCCGGGCGATCAGCCAGCGCTGCCACACGCCCACGCACACGTTCCCGTTCAGCAGCCACGCGATCCCACCGAACAGCTTTTTCTCGACCACGCTCCGGGTGCCGTTCAGAACCACACGCACCCGTTCGACGAGTTGCGGATCGGTCGTTGCCTTCGCGGACGTCTTGCGCGGACCTGGCATCGATGGGGCTCCTCGTGACCCGAGTTTACACAGCTCGTCCCTGGTGTTCAAACTGCGGCGGCACCTGCAAAAGAGCCTTACTTACTTGGTTCAGATTACCGGGCACCGAATCCCTGGCCCGGCCGAACTTTCGGCCGGCGGCGCGAAATGAACAGTTTCGCTGGACAAAATGCAACCGGCGACCGAAAGTCACTTGACCGCAAGGCGATTGCTTGCGAGAGTCTTAACATCCCGCCTCGCTCCGCGAACCGACACCGCGCACGGCCGAACCGCCCCGCACACCGAATTGGACCACGGGCCTTAGCCTCCCACCGACCGGCCGCTGCGTTGAACCGCTTGTGATGCGTTCAACCAGCCGCTCCCACCGACTTCGCTTCTCGATGACGACCGAGGAACGCTCATGACCACACCGCCCCCCCGGCCCTGTCGTGGATTGTCGCGCCGCGAAATGTTACGGGTCGGTGCCCTTACCCCGCTCGGGTTCGGGCTCACGGACGTGCTCCAGGCGCGCGCCGGCGCGGCCCCGAAGGGTCGCGCCCGGTCCGTCATTCTGCTGTTCATGTGGGGCGGACCGAGCCACCTCGACACCTGGGACCCCAAGCCCGCCGCCCCGCTCGAGGTGCGCGGGGCGTTCGAATCGATTGCGACGACCGTCCCGGGGCTGCGAATCGGGGAGCACTTTCCCCGGCTGGCGGCCCGCGCGCACCAGTACGCGGTGGTGCGGTCGATGACGCACACAGACCCCGCGCACCTGTCCCCCGTGCATCACCTGATGACCGGCCGGGTCGCGCCCCGGCCCAACTCCGATTCCGACGGGGCGAGCCGGGGCGACGCCCCGTGCCTCGGGGCCGTCGTCCACAAGCTGGCGCCCGCGACCGGGGCGATGCCCTCCGCCGTCACACTCCCCTGGGCGGTGTCCCACCCGTCCGCGCCCGGCGGCACCGCGCCGGGCCAGAACGGCGGGTGGCTGGGCTCCGGCACGGACCCGTTCCTTGTCACCGGGAACCCGAACCTGGAGTCGTTCGCCGTGGCGGGGCTGTCGTCGCCCGGCGACGTGTCCCCCCACCGGCTCCGGAGCCGGGCCGAACTGTCCCGCCACCTGGACCGGACCGGCGGCTCGGGCGCGGGCTTCACCGGGCTCCAGGGCAAGGCCCTCGATTTGCTCCTCGCCCCGGCCGTCTCGACGGCGTTCGACCTGTCGCGCGAGCCGGCGCAGGTGCGGGACAAGTACGGGCGACACCCCCACGGGCAGAGTTGCCTGCTCGCCCGCCGACTGGTCGAGGCCGGCACCCGGCTGGTGACGGTCAACTGGCCCGACGACGGGCGGGCGTTCTGGGACACCCACGGGGACAACTTCCCGTCGCTCAAGACCCGGCTCATGCCGCCGGCCGACGCGGCCTTCGCCGCGCTGCTGGACGACCTGACCGCGCGCGGGCTTCTGGACGAAACGCTCGTGGTGTGGGTGGGCGAGTTCGGGCGCACGCCGCGGGTGGAGAACGGGGGCCGGCAGCACTGGCCCCGGTGCTACTCGGCGGTGCTCGCCGGGGGCGGCGTTCGGGGCGGCGCGGTCTACGGAGCGAGCGACCGCATCGGGGCCGACCCGGCGTCCAACCCGGTGTCGCCCGCCGATCTGACCGCAACCGTCTATCACGCCCTGGGAATCGACCCGGCGACCGAGATCCAGGACCCCACGGGCCGCCCGTGGCGGGTCGCCGACGGGACTCCGGTCCAACAACTGTTCAGTTAACGAACAGCGTTGGCAGCGAGCGGAGAACGTTCCCCAAGCCGGGTGGCATGCCCCCCCCCCACCCGACTCGCAAAGACTCGCCGACCTCCCTTTTAGAGAAGGTGAGAGGCGACCGCCCGTTACGCTTTGACCGGATTTGCTATCACGCCGGTGAGCCCGGTAGTTGTGCTACTACAGTGGGCATAGGCCGCGTGGCTCGCTCAAACCACCGACAGACTCGCGCGGTTGAAATAGGCGATGGTAGACCACAACTCGTCGTCATGAACGAACAGGACCAAACAGTCCGAATCGCTCATACCCGTACCAGGCCACGGGAGGTGTGTGACGACGAACCGCTCAGCGTGCTCAGCGAAGATCTCACGGGCGAACTTGGGGAGATCGACCAGCTCCGTGCAGCAGCCCGCGACCGATTGCCATGTGCCGGCGGGAACCGCAAAAATGCGGCGCACCGCGGGTTGAAGCGACCGGAACGATAGCAAGTCCGCCGCCACGCTAGCTAACTTCTCTTGCAGATCGGCCCTAACCATTCGAGTTACTCGCGGTCAAAACCTGCACGAGTTAACTAATCTATACTCAATCAGATTAACAGCAGCAACATCACTTAGCTACCGTTTTGGACGGGATCAGCAGACCGCCATTGCCCCCCCCGGGCGCGCCATCAATTGCCCGCCTTCGCGATCGCCCTGAACCCGCGTGTTCCTCATTCGGCGTGCGGACGACCCATTTGAACCAGTGACGATATGAAATTGGCCCGGCCGGCTCCCTCATGAGAGCCGGCCGGGCCAATTGCGCACCAAAACGCACGGC belongs to Gemmata obscuriglobus and includes:
- a CDS encoding DUF1501 domain-containing protein, coding for MTTPPPRPCRGLSRREMLRVGALTPLGFGLTDVLQARAGAAPKGRARSVILLFMWGGPSHLDTWDPKPAAPLEVRGAFESIATTVPGLRIGEHFPRLAARAHQYAVVRSMTHTDPAHLSPVHHLMTGRVAPRPNSDSDGASRGDAPCLGAVVHKLAPATGAMPSAVTLPWAVSHPSAPGGTAPGQNGGWLGSGTDPFLVTGNPNLESFAVAGLSSPGDVSPHRLRSRAELSRHLDRTGGSGAGFTGLQGKALDLLLAPAVSTAFDLSREPAQVRDKYGRHPHGQSCLLARRLVEAGTRLVTVNWPDDGRAFWDTHGDNFPSLKTRLMPPADAAFAALLDDLTARGLLDETLVVWVGEFGRTPRVENGGRQHWPRCYSAVLAGGGVRGGAVYGASDRIGADPASNPVSPADLTATVYHALGIDPATEIQDPTGRPWRVADGTPVQQLFS
- a CDS encoding arginyltransferase; its protein translation is MESLLVFTSPPSACSYLPDRRAALTYEIVARMTAAEYQERLKAGWRRFGFSLFRPTCPSCTACQSLRVPVAAFKPDRSQRRCLAANAGDVRLEIGAPEVTDDKLDLYDRFHAFQSDHVGWNDHGPKSAADYAESFVDNPFVTQEWCYYLGEKLVGVGYVDRFPEGLSLIYFFHDPDERARSLGTFNVLSALRVAGEQHLPHVYLGYYVKGCRSLEYKGRFRPHEVLGGDGAWRSAVDV
- a CDS encoding TfoX/Sxy family protein, which translates into the protein MPGPRKTSAKATTDPQLVERVRVVLNGTRSVVEKKLFGGIAWLLNGNVCVGVWQRWLIARLGGDDVAALRDPNVRPFDITGKPMRGWVKVEPAGCATDDELRDWVQQCVAFVRTLPVK
- a CDS encoding TIGR02452 family protein, with translation MYPKRSRAATIARDTLDIVAAGRYQNRRGETVPIAHLVEAARDGTRTYSPDEPLPRFDPSGAAGVFETVNDTTLAASHQLVREGFRPVALNFASARHPGGGFLGGARAQEESLCRASALYACINGNPMYRDHAHTGGGFYTNYAIYSPAVPVFKDDEGELLDAPYLCAFVTSPAVNVGAIRDSERRLVRDEMRERIDKVLTLMAGHGHDAIVLGAWGCGVFKNEPDAIAELFAKALRGRFAGCFAKVVFAVLDSSAEERFIGPFAKRFGSHSPTPPV